In a genomic window of Pontibacter liquoris:
- a CDS encoding NAD(P)/FAD-dependent oxidoreductase, with amino-acid sequence MENYARIADTGKPRVVVVGGGFGGLELVKALRNEEVQVVLIDKNNYHTFQPLLYQVATAGVEAVSIIHPFRKIFEEQENFYFRMAEVENVDCERQLVETSIGLIRYDYLVIATGATSNFFGNTLMEQKAITMKSVTDAMELRNTILDNFEKALQLDDEVQVNSLMDYVIVGGGPTGVELAGALSELRRHVFPKDYRELDFREMDIYLIQSGGQLLKGMSEEASKKSQEYLERFGVKVWLNRRVQSYDGFTVTLDTGETLFTRTLVWAAGVTGDPIKGLKKESLLRDNRYQVDVFNRVAGYANIFAIGDIAAMVTEENPQGYPMLAQPAMQQGQQLGKNLGKLIAGQPLAPFEYTDRGTMATVGRNHAVADLKLLHKEYKTQGFRAWLIWMFIHLISIVGFRNRLMVLLNWMWSYFTYDTGNRLILGKKRENIPVEETMDHKAVE; translated from the coding sequence ATGGAAAATTACGCCAGGATTGCAGACACAGGAAAACCCCGCGTGGTGGTGGTAGGCGGCGGCTTCGGCGGGCTGGAGCTGGTAAAAGCCCTTCGCAACGAAGAGGTGCAGGTGGTGCTCATCGACAAAAACAACTACCATACTTTCCAGCCGCTGCTCTACCAGGTCGCTACGGCCGGTGTGGAAGCTGTTTCCATTATCCATCCTTTCCGGAAGATTTTTGAGGAACAGGAGAATTTTTACTTCCGGATGGCCGAGGTGGAGAACGTGGACTGCGAGCGCCAGCTGGTGGAGACCTCCATCGGGCTGATCCGCTACGATTACCTGGTGATCGCCACGGGCGCCACATCCAATTTTTTCGGTAATACGCTGATGGAGCAGAAAGCTATCACCATGAAAAGCGTGACCGATGCCATGGAGCTCCGCAACACCATCCTCGATAATTTTGAAAAGGCGCTGCAGCTGGACGATGAGGTACAGGTGAACAGCCTGATGGACTACGTGATTGTAGGCGGTGGCCCCACAGGTGTGGAGCTGGCCGGCGCTCTGAGCGAACTGCGGCGGCACGTTTTCCCGAAAGATTACCGCGAACTCGATTTCCGGGAGATGGACATTTACCTGATCCAGAGTGGAGGGCAGCTGCTCAAGGGCATGTCGGAGGAAGCCTCTAAGAAGTCGCAGGAATACCTGGAGCGCTTCGGCGTGAAAGTATGGCTCAACCGCCGGGTGCAATCCTACGACGGCTTTACCGTAACGCTGGACACGGGCGAAACGCTTTTTACACGCACCCTGGTCTGGGCTGCCGGCGTAACCGGAGATCCCATTAAAGGCCTGAAGAAAGAAAGCCTGCTGCGCGACAACCGCTACCAGGTAGACGTATTTAACCGCGTGGCGGGCTATGCGAATATTTTTGCCATAGGCGATATTGCCGCCATGGTGACGGAAGAAAACCCGCAGGGCTACCCGATGCTGGCCCAGCCGGCCATGCAGCAGGGGCAGCAGCTGGGCAAAAATCTCGGAAAGCTGATCGCCGGCCAGCCGCTGGCGCCTTTTGAATATACCGACCGGGGCACGATGGCTACTGTGGGGCGCAACCATGCCGTGGCCGACCTGAAGCTGCTGCACAAAGAGTATAAGACGCAGGGCTTCCGGGCCTGGCTGATCTGGATGTTTATCCACCTGATCTCAATCGTGGGGTTCCGCAACCGCCTGATGGTGCTGCTGAACTGGATGTGGAGCTACTTTACCTATGATACCGGAAACCGCCTGATACTGGGCAAGAAGCGGGAGAACATCCCCGTGGAAGAAACCATGGACCACAAAGCAGTGGAATAG
- a CDS encoding RNA polymerase sigma factor, whose translation MSDTTSKEVEALLRGCLKQERGAQEKLYKQFYGYAMSICARYSKDSEEARDVLNDGFLKVFTKLELYDFHKPFKLWLRRIMINTALDNYRHNLKHYHLADLETAAPALDAFDVQQQFNYEFLISLVQQLSPGYRAVFNLYVIDGYTHEEIAETLGIAAGTSKSNLAKARAHLRDALKKSSVDERKLYV comes from the coding sequence GTGAGCGACACAACAAGCAAAGAGGTAGAAGCACTGCTTCGTGGTTGTCTGAAACAAGAACGCGGAGCCCAGGAAAAGCTGTACAAGCAATTCTACGGCTACGCCATGAGCATTTGCGCCCGCTACTCCAAGGATTCGGAAGAGGCCAGGGATGTGCTCAACGATGGGTTTCTGAAAGTATTTACCAAGCTCGAGCTGTACGACTTTCACAAGCCTTTTAAGTTGTGGCTTCGGCGCATTATGATCAATACCGCGCTGGACAATTACCGCCACAACCTGAAACACTACCACCTGGCCGACCTGGAAACGGCTGCCCCTGCCCTCGACGCGTTTGATGTGCAGCAGCAGTTTAACTATGAGTTCCTCATCAGTTTGGTGCAGCAGCTTTCACCGGGCTACCGGGCAGTTTTTAATTTGTATGTGATCGACGGGTACACCCATGAGGAAATTGCGGAAACACTCGGAATTGCGGCCGGCACTTCCAAATCGAATCTGGCCAAGGCAAGGGCACATTTAAGAGACGCATTAAAAAAAAGCAGCGTAGATGAACGCAAACTATATGTCTGA
- a CDS encoding YceI family protein has protein sequence MMARRITRYSPVRHLQGLLLVLCLLCLAGRAQAQDRYSTKTGHIAFFSEAPLENIAAHNEQVVSLIDTRTGDIAFSVNMKGFQFRKSLMQHHFNENYVESDKYPKATFKGRITNFRAVNLTQDNSYNVQVTGVLMLHGVEKEITTQATLQVQGNKLLGKSTFSVSPQDFNIEIPLLVREHIAKRIDITVDMLYEPYKAK, from the coding sequence ATGATGGCGCGCCGAATAACTAGGTATAGTCCCGTCCGGCACCTGCAAGGCTTGTTGCTGGTGCTCTGCCTGCTCTGCCTTGCCGGTCGCGCGCAGGCGCAGGACCGGTATTCCACCAAAACGGGTCATATCGCCTTTTTCTCGGAGGCTCCGCTGGAGAATATTGCTGCGCATAACGAGCAGGTGGTTTCTTTGATCGATACCCGGACCGGCGACATTGCTTTTTCAGTGAATATGAAAGGCTTCCAGTTCCGGAAATCGCTCATGCAGCACCACTTCAACGAAAACTATGTGGAGTCAGACAAATACCCGAAAGCAACGTTCAAGGGCAGGATCACCAACTTCCGGGCCGTTAACCTGACGCAGGACAACAGCTACAACGTGCAGGTAACCGGCGTGCTGATGCTGCATGGCGTGGAGAAGGAAATTACAACGCAGGCCACGCTGCAGGTGCAGGGTAACAAGCTACTGGGCAAATCCACGTTCTCGGTTTCGCCACAGGATTTTAACATCGAGATCCCGCTGCTAGTGCGTGAGCACATTGCCAAGCGCATCGATATTACCGTGGATATGCTTTATGAACCCTACAAGGCAAAATGA
- a CDS encoding DUF5777 family beta-barrel protein yields the protein MYKKYVFLILSLLLGLALRAQAQDDLLALAQAQDSLKADQVASTFKGTRLVNGHTVETEGKGELLFLISHRFGTLNSGSYNFFGLDQATIRLGLEYGLTDQLTVGIGRSSLEKTYDGFLKFRLLQQKAPGGGMPLSLTLFTSTAIRTLKGQTADTPDPFTSRLTYTHQLLMARRFNEKFSLQLAPTLVHRNLVATRAEENNVYALGAGGRYKLTKHTSFNAEYYYLLPGPTADNFRNTLSLGFDVETGGHVFQLIFTNAQGMIEKLFIPQTTGSWSNGDIYFGFNISRSFSLGGKKSWEKTP from the coding sequence ATGTATAAAAAATACGTTTTCCTCATCCTTTCCCTGTTGCTTGGGCTGGCGCTGCGAGCACAGGCGCAGGATGACTTGCTCGCGCTGGCCCAGGCGCAGGACAGTCTCAAAGCGGACCAGGTAGCCAGTACGTTCAAAGGCACGCGCCTGGTAAACGGCCATACAGTTGAAACCGAAGGCAAAGGCGAGCTTCTTTTTTTGATCTCCCACCGCTTCGGTACGCTGAACAGTGGGTCCTATAACTTTTTCGGGCTGGACCAGGCTACCATCCGCCTGGGGCTGGAGTATGGTTTGACCGACCAGCTGACAGTGGGCATCGGGCGCAGCTCCCTGGAAAAAACCTACGATGGTTTCCTTAAATTCCGGCTGCTGCAGCAAAAGGCACCCGGTGGCGGCATGCCCCTTTCACTGACCCTGTTTACCAGCACAGCCATCAGAACCCTGAAAGGGCAAACAGCCGATACTCCCGACCCCTTCACCTCCAGGCTTACCTATACGCACCAGCTCCTGATGGCCCGCAGGTTTAATGAGAAATTCTCGCTGCAGCTTGCGCCTACGCTGGTGCACCGCAACCTGGTAGCTACCCGGGCGGAGGAGAATAATGTATACGCGCTGGGTGCCGGGGGCCGCTATAAGCTGACCAAACATACCTCCTTCAACGCCGAGTACTATTACCTGCTGCCCGGCCCGACAGCCGACAATTTCCGCAACACGCTCTCTTTGGGCTTTGATGTAGAGACCGGCGGCCACGTGTTTCAGCTCATCTTTACCAATGCGCAGGGGATGATCGAAAAACTCTTCATTCCGCAGACCACCGGATCCTGGTCGAACGGCGACATTTACTTTGGCTTTAATATTTCACGGAGCTTTAGCCTGGGCGGTAAGAAAAGCTGGGAAAAAACGCCTTGA
- a CDS encoding NADP-dependent oxidoreductase codes for MAKQMKAALYDQFGGPDTIRLATIDVPEIQEGEVLVRIKGAGVNPVDHAVREGYLKDYLPTSFPVIPGWDMAGVVEDRGFSARRFEVGDEVYAYARRPVVHYGTFAEYIVLPESYLAKRPQSISWEEAAGIPLVGLTAYQSMFDAGNLQAGQTVLILGASGGVGSMAIQLAKAKGAQVAGVASEKNHAYMQELGADHTIDYRDNQVGEAVKKLFPDGVDLIFDCTSGETLTQSLQALKPSGKLVSILHHGEGLDPKIQFTYVFVEPNARQLEALCQLAEAGKLQVHVSQTFPLEETAQALEQAHSLHTRGKLVIVP; via the coding sequence ATGGCAAAGCAAATGAAAGCAGCTTTATACGATCAGTTTGGCGGCCCCGACACTATCCGCCTGGCTACGATAGATGTGCCCGAAATACAGGAAGGAGAGGTGCTGGTGCGCATCAAAGGAGCCGGCGTAAACCCGGTCGATCATGCTGTGCGGGAAGGTTATTTAAAGGATTATCTGCCCACTAGCTTCCCGGTTATACCTGGTTGGGATATGGCCGGCGTGGTGGAAGACCGGGGCTTTAGCGCCAGACGATTTGAGGTGGGCGATGAAGTATATGCCTATGCCCGGCGGCCGGTGGTGCATTACGGCACGTTTGCCGAGTATATTGTGCTGCCCGAAAGCTACCTGGCAAAGCGGCCACAAAGTATAAGCTGGGAGGAGGCAGCCGGCATTCCGCTGGTCGGGCTCACAGCCTACCAGTCGATGTTTGATGCGGGGAACCTGCAAGCCGGGCAAACGGTGCTGATACTTGGTGCTTCGGGCGGTGTGGGAAGTATGGCCATCCAGCTGGCAAAAGCAAAAGGCGCCCAGGTGGCCGGTGTGGCCAGCGAAAAGAACCACGCGTACATGCAGGAACTGGGCGCCGACCATACCATCGATTACCGGGACAACCAGGTAGGAGAGGCTGTAAAAAAGCTCTTCCCGGACGGCGTGGACCTGATCTTTGACTGCACCAGCGGCGAAACGCTCACCCAAAGCCTGCAGGCCCTGAAGCCATCCGGCAAACTGGTCTCCATACTTCACCATGGCGAGGGACTAGACCCCAAGATCCAATTTACCTATGTATTTGTGGAGCCGAACGCTCGCCAGTTAGAAGCTCTATGCCAGTTGGCCGAAGCAGGCAAGCTGCAGGTGCACGTCAGCCAAACCTTTCCGCTGGAGGAAACTGCCCAGGCGCTGGAACAGGCCCATTCGCTGCACACCCGCGGCAAGCTGGTGATCGTTCCGTAG
- a CDS encoding glycosyltransferase, with product MQPEHQTSYKYVIVSPCFNENSTVIAFLNSLDQTLKSSPHQFLVVVVDDGSTDNTLALLQQYRFTTPYIALKVLPLRFNVGHQKAIYQGLLYARRFQAGRYIVMDADGEDDPRALLELTTIQDADIVFVTRGKRQESLGFKLGYFFYRVLFALVANSKVNFGNYSMISHRALEAVLGQSFVHYSAFLSRLRLSRRDIKYNRLRRLDGQSKMNFQSLVMHGLKSLIEYSDKVLLFFIKFFIVVLLGLLGVAGFILYVKLFTDNAVLGWASTLGTSLFNASLIILGIIVLGLLLLNINDKSKPHEAIFTD from the coding sequence ATGCAACCGGAGCACCAGACAAGCTATAAGTATGTGATCGTATCGCCCTGTTTTAACGAGAACAGTACGGTCATTGCGTTCCTCAACAGCCTGGATCAGACCCTGAAAAGCAGCCCGCACCAATTCCTGGTAGTAGTGGTCGACGATGGCTCGACCGATAACACGCTGGCTTTATTGCAGCAATACCGCTTCACCACGCCCTATATCGCACTAAAGGTGCTGCCTTTGCGCTTTAATGTGGGCCACCAGAAAGCTATTTACCAGGGCCTGCTGTATGCCCGGCGTTTCCAGGCCGGTCGTTATATCGTGATGGATGCCGACGGCGAAGACGACCCGCGCGCCCTGCTGGAGCTGACCACCATACAGGATGCCGATATTGTGTTTGTGACTCGCGGAAAGCGGCAGGAAAGCCTGGGCTTTAAGCTCGGCTACTTTTTCTACCGGGTTCTGTTTGCCCTGGTCGCCAACTCGAAAGTGAACTTCGGCAATTACTCCATGATCAGCCACCGCGCACTGGAGGCCGTGCTGGGGCAGTCGTTCGTGCATTATTCCGCTTTCCTCTCGCGGCTCCGCCTCAGCCGGCGCGACATCAAGTATAACCGGCTCCGGCGGCTGGATGGTCAGTCGAAAATGAATTTCCAGAGTTTGGTGATGCACGGGCTTAAGTCGCTGATCGAGTACTCGGACAAAGTGTTGCTGTTCTTCATCAAGTTTTTTATTGTGGTGCTGCTGGGCTTGCTTGGCGTAGCCGGCTTCATACTATATGTAAAGCTCTTTACAGACAATGCCGTGCTGGGCTGGGCCAGCACACTGGGCACATCGCTTTTCAACGCCAGCCTCATCATACTGGGCATTATTGTGCTGGGCCTGCTCCTGCTCAACATCAACGATAAGAGCAAGCCCCATGAAGCCATTTTTACGGACTGA
- a CDS encoding class I SAM-dependent methyltransferase, whose product MEYIGSELELFSHAVNWKNYFARAITPYIKGDVLEVGAGLGVNSQFLQNPHVDSWHYLEPDERLCSQIEQHMPPALPRHAITCGTIDALEGLTFDTVLYIDVLEHIAQSKEELEKLQRFVKPGGHLIILIPAYNFLFSEFDKSIGHYRRYNKRLLKSEVPGGFAQVKLFYLDSLGVIASIANKLLLHQQNPTAKQVAFWDKVIVPLSKLTDKVFFHAFGKSLIGIYKRK is encoded by the coding sequence ATGGAATATATAGGCAGTGAGTTGGAGCTCTTTAGCCACGCGGTGAACTGGAAAAACTATTTTGCCCGCGCCATTACCCCCTACATTAAAGGCGATGTGCTGGAAGTGGGCGCCGGGCTGGGCGTGAACAGCCAGTTCCTGCAAAACCCGCACGTAGACTCCTGGCACTACCTGGAACCCGACGAGCGGCTCTGCAGCCAGATCGAACAGCACATGCCGCCGGCCCTGCCTCGGCATGCTATTACGTGCGGCACCATCGATGCCCTGGAGGGACTTACCTTCGACACCGTTTTGTATATTGATGTGCTGGAACATATTGCCCAGAGCAAGGAGGAACTCGAAAAGCTGCAACGCTTCGTAAAACCTGGTGGCCACCTGATCATCCTTATTCCGGCCTACAACTTCCTGTTCAGCGAGTTCGACAAATCCATTGGCCACTACCGGCGCTATAACAAACGGCTGCTGAAAAGCGAGGTGCCCGGCGGCTTTGCGCAGGTAAAACTGTTCTACCTCGATTCGCTGGGCGTGATCGCCTCTATTGCCAACAAGCTTTTGCTGCACCAGCAAAACCCTACCGCCAAACAGGTAGCGTTCTGGGACAAAGTGATCGTGCCGCTGAGCAAGTTGACGGACAAGGTCTTTTTCCACGCGTTTGGCAAGTCCCTGATCGGCATCTACAAACGAAAATAA
- a CDS encoding DUF6044 family protein: MKFKHLFLLVLLLSVVCNVGYFLLGPDAFVTIHDNLDSELSYLALLKNAGQLLTFSANPVVPGVMEGIPRAAFRSPLNVTVWLYAILPPFWVYAVNKLLVHLIGFLGMYLLLRWQVLRGHRYTALACAFVFSMLSYYHIQYGISISGQPLLLWAFLSILRREHRFYHWLVVALFPFYSFMVVTLPFFLPFLAALGAWHRYKTRQWNYSYWLALLLYIGVSAFAEFPLLYATLFDPQFVSHREVWNPFIIAGLPTLAGNIKDMILDTLVTPYHAGSMLTLPVLAALALCVSIKHRITALQGVLLASIAAIVLWASLNDWLVLALMDKVKLIKMLNIDRFNFLLPMLWVLLLATSLAALNRTRRWQKVCGGSLLVLVLLGAGIYDKELRNNVQLLAGHPIKKPTFAQFYAPELFAQLKQTIGQPTNKYKVVTVGTYPNIALFNGLQTLDGYQNNYPLPYKYKFRKIIAPELAKSTALRNYFDYWGSRCYVFSTELDQGKLYPKQDKTVIRNLAIDTGALKSLGGEFLISAVPIAHAAHLQLLKTFVSPRSFWKLYLYQVR; this comes from the coding sequence TTGAAGTTCAAGCACCTTTTCCTGCTCGTGCTGCTGCTGTCGGTGGTGTGCAATGTGGGGTATTTTCTGTTGGGCCCGGATGCCTTCGTTACCATCCACGATAACCTGGACTCCGAGCTCTCGTACCTGGCGCTGCTCAAAAATGCGGGCCAGCTGCTCACCTTCTCTGCTAACCCGGTTGTGCCCGGTGTGATGGAGGGTATTCCGCGGGCAGCTTTCCGCTCGCCCCTCAACGTGACGGTGTGGCTTTATGCTATACTTCCGCCGTTCTGGGTGTATGCCGTTAACAAGCTGCTGGTGCACCTGATTGGTTTTTTGGGCATGTACCTGCTCTTGCGCTGGCAGGTGCTGCGGGGGCACCGGTATACGGCGCTGGCCTGTGCCTTTGTCTTCAGCATGCTCTCCTATTATCACATCCAGTATGGCATTTCCATTAGCGGGCAGCCGCTGTTGCTGTGGGCGTTTTTAAGTATCCTGCGCCGGGAGCACCGGTTCTATCACTGGCTGGTGGTGGCCCTGTTCCCGTTCTACTCTTTTATGGTGGTCACGCTGCCCTTTTTTCTGCCTTTTTTGGCAGCGCTGGGCGCCTGGCATAGGTATAAAACCCGGCAATGGAATTATAGCTACTGGCTGGCACTGCTGCTTTACATCGGCGTAAGTGCCTTTGCCGAATTCCCGCTGCTGTATGCCACCCTGTTTGATCCGCAGTTTGTCTCGCACCGCGAAGTATGGAATCCCTTTATTATTGCCGGTCTGCCTACGCTTGCAGGCAATATCAAAGACATGATCCTGGATACCCTGGTGACGCCCTACCATGCCGGCAGTATGCTGACGTTGCCGGTGCTGGCAGCATTGGCCCTCTGCGTAAGCATAAAACACCGGATAACGGCGCTGCAAGGCGTGCTGCTGGCAAGTATAGCGGCCATTGTGCTGTGGGCGAGCCTGAATGACTGGCTGGTGCTGGCGCTGATGGACAAGGTAAAGCTCATCAAGATGCTCAATATCGACCGCTTCAACTTCCTGCTGCCCATGCTCTGGGTCCTGTTGCTGGCCACCAGCCTGGCTGCGCTGAACAGAACTAGGCGTTGGCAAAAAGTATGCGGCGGCAGTTTGCTCGTGCTGGTGCTGCTGGGTGCCGGTATTTACGACAAGGAACTGCGCAACAACGTGCAGCTGCTGGCTGGCCACCCGATAAAGAAACCTACCTTTGCGCAGTTTTATGCCCCGGAACTCTTTGCCCAACTAAAACAAACCATCGGTCAGCCTACAAACAAGTATAAAGTCGTGACGGTGGGCACCTATCCGAATATCGCCCTTTTTAACGGGCTGCAGACCCTGGATGGCTACCAGAATAATTACCCGCTGCCCTATAAGTATAAATTCCGGAAGATCATCGCCCCGGAACTGGCCAAGTCCACCGCGCTTCGCAACTACTTTGATTACTGGGGAAGCCGCTGCTACGTTTTTTCAACAGAGCTGGACCAGGGAAAGCTGTACCCGAAGCAAGATAAGACAGTTATCCGAAATTTGGCGATCGATACGGGTGCGCTAAAATCCCTGGGTGGTGAGTTCCTGATCTCGGCCGTACCCATCGCTCATGCGGCCCACCTGCAACTGCTAAAAACTTTTGTAAGCCCCCGCTCCTTCTGGAAACTATACCTCTACCAGGTGCGCTAA
- a CDS encoding malate:quinone oxidoreductase, with protein sequence MPYLNLWSMMTRYKGTEQNPDVVLIGAGIMSATLGVLLKELQPDLTIEIYERLDVVAAESTDAWNNAGTGHSAFCELNYTPERPDGSIDISKAIKIADSFEVSRQFWAYLVQQGYVASPHSFINTIPHLSFVWGPENVEFLRKRHEALTQNPLFEGMTFTTDKTQLQEWIPLMMAGRDTSEQLAATCMKLGTDVNFGCLTRNLFDRLQKMEGVTLHLNHEVRKLRQQPDASWQVKVKDITTGDKRKIKARFVFIGAGGGSLPLLLKTGIPEGKGFGGFPVSGQWLVCQNPAVIDQHNAKVYGKASVGSPPMSVPHLDTRIISGKKALLFGPYAGFSTKFLKRGSFMDLPLSIKINNIKPMIEAGLDNLQLTKYLIDQVRQSTDERMDALRAFVPDALEADWKLETAGQRVQIIKQDPEEGGILEFGTEVVSSADGTVSALLGASPGASTAVSIMLGLLKRCFAEQYSSAAWQEKLKQMIPSFGQSLADDAQLCNEIRAYTSEVLGLEYYKMEKQ encoded by the coding sequence ATTCCTTATTTAAACCTATGGAGTATGATGACACGATATAAAGGGACAGAGCAGAACCCGGATGTAGTTTTGATCGGCGCAGGCATTATGAGCGCCACGCTCGGGGTCTTATTAAAGGAGCTTCAGCCCGACCTGACAATAGAAATTTATGAACGCCTGGATGTGGTGGCTGCCGAAAGCACAGACGCCTGGAATAACGCCGGCACCGGCCACTCGGCCTTCTGCGAGCTCAACTATACCCCTGAGCGGCCGGATGGCTCCATCGATATTTCCAAAGCCATCAAGATTGCGGATTCCTTTGAGGTTTCGCGGCAGTTCTGGGCCTACCTGGTGCAGCAGGGCTATGTGGCCTCGCCTCACTCTTTTATCAACACGATTCCGCACCTGAGCTTTGTCTGGGGCCCGGAAAATGTGGAATTCTTACGCAAAAGGCACGAAGCGCTTACGCAGAACCCGCTGTTTGAAGGCATGACCTTTACCACCGACAAGACCCAGCTGCAGGAATGGATTCCGCTGATGATGGCCGGCCGGGACACCTCAGAGCAGTTGGCCGCCACGTGTATGAAGCTGGGAACCGACGTGAACTTTGGCTGCTTGACCCGTAATTTGTTTGATCGCTTACAGAAGATGGAAGGCGTTACGCTGCACCTGAACCACGAGGTGCGCAAACTGCGCCAGCAGCCGGATGCCAGCTGGCAGGTGAAGGTAAAAGATATTACGACAGGCGATAAACGCAAGATCAAGGCCAGGTTCGTCTTTATAGGCGCCGGCGGTGGCTCTTTGCCCCTGCTGCTGAAAACCGGCATTCCGGAGGGCAAAGGCTTTGGCGGTTTCCCGGTGAGCGGCCAATGGCTTGTGTGCCAGAACCCGGCGGTGATCGATCAGCACAATGCCAAAGTATACGGCAAGGCTTCGGTGGGTTCGCCGCCCATGTCGGTGCCCCACCTGGATACCCGCATCATCAGCGGCAAGAAAGCGCTGCTGTTTGGCCCCTATGCCGGCTTCTCGACCAAATTTCTGAAAAGAGGCTCTTTCATGGACCTGCCCCTGTCGATCAAGATCAACAACATCAAGCCCATGATTGAGGCGGGCCTGGATAACCTGCAGCTCACCAAATACCTGATCGACCAGGTGCGGCAGTCAACTGACGAGCGTATGGATGCGCTGCGCGCTTTTGTACCCGATGCCCTGGAGGCAGACTGGAAACTGGAAACAGCCGGCCAGCGCGTGCAGATCATCAAGCAGGACCCGGAAGAAGGCGGCATTTTGGAGTTTGGCACCGAGGTCGTCAGCTCTGCTGATGGAACCGTTTCCGCTTTGCTGGGCGCTTCGCCGGGGGCTTCCACGGCCGTTTCCATTATGCTGGGGCTGTTAAAGCGGTGTTTTGCAGAACAGTATTCGTCTGCGGCCTGGCAGGAAAAACTAAAGCAGATGATCCCCTCTTTCGGGCAGTCGCTGGCCGATGATGCGCAGCTTTGCAACGAGATACGGGCCTATACCAGCGAGGTGCTGGGGCTGGAATACTATAAGATGGAAAAGCAGTAA
- a CDS encoding Mut7-C ubiquitin/RNAse domain-containing protein: MIIVPKSVTSINRQVYRMHHTASFFFHGPLQDFLSRSKKGSWQSYAFTGLPAVKDAIEAQGVPHPEVNVLLVNGAPVPLLHPLAACDWVEVYPAGSSYNLPESWSLRASRPPTTAFVLDVHLGKLARALRLLGFDTCYENDYSDQAIAQLASEQNRIVLTRDVGLLKQKNITWGYWLRSQHLQEQLTEVISYFNLAPAFRPFARCLACNGLIEQVAKERIADQLPPKTKLYFEEFFQCSSCQQVYWKGSHYAHMQAFISRLARPL; encoded by the coding sequence GTGATTATTGTTCCAAAATCCGTAACAAGTATAAACAGGCAAGTATACCGGATGCACCATACGGCAAGCTTCTTTTTTCATGGCCCATTGCAGGATTTTCTGTCCCGCTCCAAAAAAGGGAGTTGGCAAAGCTATGCCTTTACCGGATTGCCAGCCGTAAAGGATGCCATCGAAGCGCAGGGCGTGCCGCACCCCGAGGTAAACGTGCTCCTGGTAAATGGCGCGCCGGTGCCTTTGCTGCACCCGCTTGCCGCCTGCGATTGGGTGGAAGTATATCCTGCCGGTTCTTCTTATAACCTGCCCGAAAGCTGGTCGCTGCGGGCCAGCCGCCCGCCCACAACTGCCTTTGTGCTGGATGTGCACCTGGGCAAGTTGGCCCGGGCATTGCGGTTGCTGGGCTTTGATACTTGCTATGAAAACGACTACTCCGATCAGGCTATCGCGCAACTTGCCTCCGAGCAAAACCGCATTGTGCTGACGCGGGATGTGGGCCTGCTGAAACAAAAAAACATTACATGGGGCTACTGGCTGCGCTCGCAGCACCTGCAGGAGCAACTAACAGAAGTCATTTCTTATTTTAACCTGGCACCAGCATTCAGGCCCTTTGCGCGGTGCCTGGCTTGCAACGGGCTGATCGAGCAGGTGGCAAAAGAACGCATCGCAGACCAGCTTCCTCCTAAAACAAAGTTATACTTCGAGGAGTTTTTCCAATGCTCGTCCTGTCAGCAGGTCTACTGGAAAGGCTCGCATTATGCGCATATGCAGGCTTTTATTTCAAGGCTGGCAAGACCGCTTTAA